A genome region from Triticum aestivum cultivar Chinese Spring chromosome 2B, IWGSC CS RefSeq v2.1, whole genome shotgun sequence includes the following:
- the LOC123044164 gene encoding alcohol dehydrogenase-like 2 produces the protein MPAGKTMEQNTATEPIRCKAAVCKVAGQPLEMEEVEVAPPRAHEVRIRILCTSLCHTDVTFWRMKGFPPRHPSILGHEAAGVVESVGDHVHEVAVGDTVVPVFLAQCGDCPDCLSDRSNICSGLPARPGMPRDGTTRFSFAATGEPIHNFIGVSSFTEYTVVDVAHVVRLEPGVPPEKACLLSCGVSTGIGAAWKVAAVERGSSVAVFGLGAVGLAVAQGCRMRGAKRIIGVDMNPEKRDIGKRLGITDFINPDDIGERTVSEVVKEMTGGGADYCFECIGSTSVMAEAFQSSRMGWGKTVVLGVSNGVAPISIPSQDILRGRSVVGSLFGGLKPKADIPILAQKYLDKELELDEFVTHEMGFHDINAAFELLTQGKCLRCIIWMDGAKENGSVGVENGRACKAKA, from the exons ATGCCTGCCGGGAAGACGATGGAGCAGAACACGGCGACGGAACCCATCAGGTGCAAAG CGGCGGTTTGCAAGGTGGCCGGACAGCCGCTGGagatggaggaggtggaggtggcgccGCCGCGGGCGCACGAGGTCCGCATCAGGATCCTCTGCACCTCGCTCTGCCACACGGACGTCACCTTCTGGCGCATGAAG GGTTTCCCGCCCCGGCATCCGTCAATCCTGGGGCACGAAGCAGCCGG TGTGGTGGAGAGCGTGGGGGATCACGTGCACGAGGTGGCCGTCGGGGACACGGTGGTGCCGGTGTTCTTGGCGCAGTGCGGCGACTGTCCGGACTGCCTCTCCGACCGCAGCAACATCTGCTCCGGGCTCCCCGCCCGGCCGGGCATGCCGCGCGACGGCACGACCCGCTTCTCGTTCGCCGCCACCGGCGAGCCCATCCACAACTTCATCGGCGTGTCGAGCTTCACCGAGTACACGGTCGTCGACGTCGCGCACGTCGTCAGGCTTGAGCCTGGCGTCCCGCCGGAGAAGGCCTGCCTGCTCAGCTGCGGCGTGTCCACCG GAATCGGCGCGGCGTGgaaggtggcggcggtggagcgcggGTCCAGCGTCGCGGTGTTCGGGCTAGGCGCCGTCGGGTTGGCG GTAGCACAAGGGTGCAGGATGCGTGGGGCTAAGCGGATCATTGGGGTGGATATGAACCCGGAAAAGCGCGACATCG GCAAGAGGCTGGGAATCACCGACTTCATCAATCCGGACGATATCGGGGAGAGGACCGTGAGCGAG GTCGTCAAGGAGATGACCGGCGGTGGCGCCGACTACTGCTTCGAGTGCATCGGCTCGACGTCGGTCATGGCGGAAGCGTTCCAAAGCTCCCGAATG GGCTGGGGGAAGACGGTCGTGCTCGGCGTCTCCAATGGCGTTGCGCCGATCAGCATACCCTCGCAGGACATCCTCAGGGGGAGATCGGTCGTCGGCTCGCTCTTCGGCGGGCTCAAGCCCAAGGCCGACATCCCGATCCTGGCGCAGAAGTACCTGGACAAGGAGCTGGAGTTGGACGAGTTCGTGACGCACGAGATGGGGTTCCACGACATTAACGCGGCGTTCGAGCTGCTCACCCAGGGGAAGTGCCTCAGGTGCATCATCTGGATGGACGGGGCCAAGGAGAACGGCAGTGTCGGCGTGGAGAATGGGCGCGCGTGCAAGGCCAAGGCATGA
- the LOC123044165 gene encoding cytochrome c oxidase subunit 6b-1, translating to MAAAGKVPTLAEEYSLPPKEVSVEKSATSTVAEVVPQKDTETSPADETAVAVEEKSETPEVKEPEAEETVPAAEESDEAPEETEEKPEIVIETAPADFRFPTTNQTRHCFTRYVEYHRCVAAKGDDAPECEKFAKYYRSLCPSEWVERWNEQRENGTFPGPL from the exons ATGGCGGCGGCAGGCAAGGTCCCGACGCTGGCCGAG GAATATTCACTCCCACCCAAGGAAGTCTCTGTCGAAAAATCTGCTACGAGCACTGTGGCCGAAGTTGTTCCTCAGAAGGATACTGAAACCTCACCAGCTGATGAGACCGCTGTTGCTGTTGAGGAAAAAAGTGAAACTCCTGAGGTGAAAGAGCCAGAGGCGGAAGAAACCGTTCCTGCTGCAGAGGAAAGCGATGAGGCTCCTGAGGAAACTGAAGAGAAACCAGAAATTGTG ATTGAGACAGCTCCAGCAGATTTTCGTTTCCCCACAACAAATCAAACAAGACATTGCTTCACGCGCTATGTTGAATACCATAG GTGCGTAGCTGCAAAAGGAGATGATGCTCCTGAGTGTGAAAAGTTTGCAAAGTACTACCGATCACTATGCCCAAGTGAATGG GTTGAGCGTTGGAACGAGCAACGGGAGAATGGCACATTCCCTGGACCCCTGTAA